A stretch of Nitrospira sp. DNA encodes these proteins:
- the tilS gene encoding tRNA lysidine(34) synthetase TilS — MMTAMATIEQRAARTPWPPLLHKVVKTVRSRHLFEPGQHLLVAVSGGPDSVALLALLHRLAPRWRLRLTAVHFNYGLRGKESDEDQAFVVSLCERLAIPLHCQTVDVRTKVRGHSLQAEARTRRYQAMTALATECGADRIVLGHTADDQAETVLLWLLRGAGLAGLAGMPAVREGLIVRPLYDVRRQNIVDYLVRMGQSYRQDSSNAKPIYTRNRIRHELIPAMNRIAPSAVDALCRMADLCREDEGYLETQVAGLASSMLQEDGQGGYWVERGLVQALPPAIQRRLLREALRRCHPFHRAPSSVAVEAVRGMLAKTPSAAVRSLPSVVMTVSGRYLRLAPRAHDPKQAEGADVGSELSLAVPSHIQWAGTGQQIRVQLVPVERLRQLQPLPDWSMVLDADRVSDPLMLRSWQQGDRFCPSGMKGRSKKVQDFFTDLKVPKAIRGRIPLLVSREGIAGVLGYRQDERFGVGASTRHCLVVHVSGALVKEGAL; from the coding sequence ATGATGACGGCGATGGCGACGATCGAACAACGGGCGGCTCGGACTCCATGGCCGCCGCTTCTTCATAAGGTGGTGAAGACGGTCCGGTCTCGCCATCTGTTTGAACCCGGCCAGCACCTTCTCGTGGCGGTATCGGGGGGGCCGGATTCGGTGGCCCTGCTGGCGCTGCTGCATCGGCTCGCGCCACGATGGCGGTTACGACTGACGGCGGTCCATTTCAATTATGGGCTGCGGGGGAAAGAGTCGGATGAGGATCAGGCCTTTGTGGTCTCTTTGTGCGAGCGGCTCGCGATTCCGCTGCATTGCCAGACGGTGGATGTTCGGACCAAGGTCCGGGGGCATTCATTGCAGGCGGAGGCGCGCACACGCCGCTACCAGGCCATGACGGCGCTGGCCACGGAGTGCGGGGCCGATCGTATCGTGCTGGGCCATACGGCTGACGATCAGGCCGAGACGGTGTTGTTGTGGCTCTTGCGGGGGGCAGGTCTTGCGGGGCTGGCGGGGATGCCGGCTGTGCGAGAGGGCCTGATTGTGCGCCCCTTATACGATGTGCGGCGGCAGAACATTGTGGACTATCTCGTCCGGATGGGGCAGTCGTATCGGCAGGATTCCAGCAATGCCAAGCCGATCTATACCCGGAATCGCATCCGTCATGAATTGATTCCGGCGATGAATCGGATTGCGCCTTCGGCAGTCGATGCCCTCTGTCGGATGGCCGATCTCTGTCGTGAAGACGAGGGGTATCTTGAGACGCAGGTTGCCGGGTTGGCATCGTCCATGCTTCAAGAAGACGGGCAGGGCGGCTATTGGGTCGAGCGCGGACTGGTGCAGGCGTTGCCCCCGGCCATTCAGCGGCGGCTGCTTCGGGAAGCCTTGCGCCGGTGCCATCCGTTTCATCGGGCACCCAGCTCCGTGGCGGTTGAGGCGGTGAGGGGGATGCTTGCCAAGACGCCATCAGCCGCTGTGCGATCGTTGCCATCGGTTGTGATGACGGTATCCGGACGGTATCTGCGCCTGGCTCCGCGTGCTCATGATCCCAAGCAGGCTGAAGGGGCAGATGTCGGGAGTGAACTTTCCCTGGCCGTTCCTTCGCATATCCAGTGGGCTGGAACAGGACAGCAAATTCGGGTACAACTGGTGCCGGTCGAACGATTGCGTCAGCTGCAGCCGTTGCCGGATTGGTCAATGGTGCTGGATGCCGATCGCGTGTCAGACCCCTTGATGCTTCGTTCGTGGCAACAGGGCGATCGGTTTTGTCCTTCCGGGATGAAGGGCCGTTCGAAGAAGGTGCAGGATTTCTTCACCGATCTGAAAGTGCCGAAAGCGATTCGGGGCAGGATTCCTCTCCTGGTTTCACGGGAAGGCATTGCCGGCGTGTTGGGCTATCGGCAGGATGAACGGTTTGGGGTGGGGGCTTCAACGCGGCATTGTCTTGTCGTGCATGTGAGTGGTGCATTGGTGAAAGAAGGAGCGCTGTAG
- the cobA gene encoding uroporphyrinogen-III C-methyltransferase, with translation MKKTRHGIVYLVGAGPGDPKLLTLRGKECLELADVVVYDYLANPALLSHAPVQAERVYVGRRGTGQYQAQDAINRRLVEAAQQGRIVVRLKGGDPFVFGRGGEEAEALAAAGVAFEVVPGVTAAVAAPAYAGIPVTHRTMASTVTFVTGHEDPDKKRSAIEWPKLASSHGTLVFLMGMKNLPSIVANLMAEGRPATTPVALIRWGTRPTQITVVGTLSDIAEKAARAHLEPPTVIVVGEVVRLREQLNWFERRPLFGKRVLMTRAKEQAAELANLLAAQGAEPVEAPTIQIVDPKDWIQVDQAIDRLETYEWVILTSVNGVARFMKRCWGKGRDARSFAGRRICCIGPRTAEELAKYGITADVVPAEFQAEGLLAALAGTDLARCRMLIPRAEVARELLPDELRARGATVDVVPVYRTEMPRDAVEGWRRQLEDRQIDAITFTSSSTVRNCMELLGGEAQARLLLQSVAVACIGPITAQTARESGLTVAIMPEENTMPALVEVMAQYFRGGVRVATATGRS, from the coding sequence GTGAAGAAGACACGGCACGGCATCGTGTATTTGGTCGGGGCAGGGCCTGGTGACCCGAAGCTGCTGACCCTGCGCGGGAAGGAATGTCTCGAGCTGGCCGATGTCGTGGTGTACGATTATCTCGCGAATCCTGCCTTGCTCTCTCATGCTCCGGTTCAGGCGGAACGGGTGTATGTGGGGCGGCGGGGAACAGGACAGTATCAGGCGCAGGATGCAATCAATCGCCGGCTGGTTGAGGCGGCGCAGCAGGGCCGCATCGTGGTGCGGCTGAAGGGCGGCGATCCGTTCGTGTTCGGCCGAGGCGGAGAAGAGGCCGAAGCGCTCGCGGCGGCCGGGGTGGCATTTGAAGTGGTGCCGGGTGTGACGGCCGCCGTGGCGGCTCCTGCCTATGCCGGCATTCCAGTGACCCATCGGACGATGGCGTCCACGGTGACCTTTGTGACGGGTCACGAAGATCCGGACAAGAAACGCTCGGCGATTGAGTGGCCGAAGCTGGCCAGCAGTCATGGCACGCTCGTCTTCCTGATGGGGATGAAGAATCTTCCTTCGATCGTGGCAAACCTGATGGCGGAAGGGCGTCCTGCCACAACGCCGGTGGCGCTCATTCGCTGGGGAACCAGGCCGACGCAGATCACGGTGGTGGGGACCTTGTCGGATATCGCCGAGAAGGCCGCCCGGGCGCATCTGGAACCGCCGACGGTGATTGTGGTCGGCGAAGTCGTGCGGTTGCGCGAGCAGTTGAACTGGTTCGAACGCCGTCCGCTTTTTGGGAAGCGCGTGCTGATGACGCGGGCGAAAGAGCAGGCTGCGGAGCTGGCGAATCTCCTCGCGGCCCAGGGGGCGGAGCCGGTTGAAGCGCCGACCATTCAGATCGTCGATCCCAAAGACTGGATACAAGTCGATCAGGCGATTGACCGCCTGGAGACGTATGAATGGGTCATCTTGACGAGCGTGAACGGCGTCGCGCGCTTTATGAAGCGGTGTTGGGGGAAAGGGCGTGATGCGCGCAGTTTTGCCGGCCGCCGGATCTGTTGTATCGGTCCGCGCACGGCAGAGGAACTGGCGAAATATGGGATCACCGCCGATGTGGTGCCGGCCGAGTTTCAAGCGGAGGGCCTGTTGGCCGCATTGGCTGGAACCGATCTGGCGCGCTGTCGCATGCTCATCCCGCGCGCGGAAGTCGCCCGGGAGCTGCTGCCCGATGAATTGCGTGCCCGCGGAGCCACGGTGGATGTCGTTCCGGTCTATCGAACCGAGATGCCCCGGGATGCCGTGGAGGGTTGGCGGCGGCAGTTGGAAGACCGGCAGATCGATGCCATTACGTTTACGAGTTCGTCGACAGTGCGCAATTGCATGGAGCTGTTGGGGGGTGAAGCCCAGGCCCGCCTCCTGTTACAATCGGTGGCGGTGGCCTGCATCGGTCCGATCACCGCGCAGACGGCGCGCGAGTCGGGGCTGACGGTGGCGATCATGCCGGAAGAGAATACGATGCCGGCGTTGGTAGAGGTGATGGCACAGTATTTTAGAGGAGGCGTCCGGGTCGCCACGGCGACGGGGCGTTCGTAA
- the hpt gene encoding hypoxanthine phosphoribosyltransferase, translated as MERVFGRPVVTQEQMRARIREMGKQISADYAGKDLVLVGVLKGAYAFYADLARAIRIPIRVDFIIVTSYGSKAKTSGKVKLITELTEEIKGKDVLLVEDIVDSGLTVQYLVKTLSKKKPRSIKVCTLLSKPERREVEVQIDYEGFKIPNKYVVGYGLDYQQKYRNLPYLAVLDQVDEEA; from the coding sequence ATGGAACGTGTGTTTGGCCGCCCGGTTGTGACTCAGGAACAAATGCGTGCCCGTATTCGCGAAATGGGGAAGCAGATTAGCGCCGACTATGCGGGAAAGGATCTGGTCCTTGTGGGAGTGCTCAAGGGGGCCTATGCCTTTTATGCCGATTTGGCCCGGGCGATCCGCATCCCGATCAGGGTGGATTTCATCATTGTCACCAGTTATGGATCGAAGGCGAAGACCTCGGGGAAAGTAAAGCTCATCACCGAGCTGACCGAGGAGATCAAAGGGAAGGATGTGCTGCTCGTCGAGGATATCGTCGATTCCGGCCTGACCGTTCAATATCTCGTGAAGACCCTGTCCAAAAAGAAGCCGCGGTCGATCAAGGTCTGTACGCTCCTGAGCAAGCCGGAGCGCCGGGAGGTCGAGGTGCAGATCGACTATGAAGGGTTCAAAATTCCTAATAAGTATGTGGTGGGGTATGGGTTGGACTACCAGCAAAAATACCGGAATCTGCCCTATCTGGCCGTGCTGGATCAGGTGGACGAAGAGGCGTAG
- the hemC gene encoding hydroxymethylbilane synthase, translating into MAISTGQRSTLVLGTRASKLALQQSEMFQARVQEAAPGVTVTLKRIQTSGDKIVDVPLAKIGGKGLFVKEIEDALLNGEIDFAVHSMKDVPTQLPEGLEILCVPQREDARDALISREGRLFKDLPSGARVGTSSLRRQSQFLHARPDLRIDMLRGNLDTRLRKLKEGQFDAIVLAAAGLRRLGWTQEITEYLDPQLSLPAIGQGALGIEGRSNDGFVRDILSRLNHPPTRVAVTAERALLHRLEGGCQVPIAAYATLAGDEIQMEGLVASVDGKTIIREAIRGRIAEAQALGTQLAERLLLRGADSILRAIYGAA; encoded by the coding sequence GTGGCGATATCAACCGGTCAACGATCCACATTGGTGTTGGGAACGAGAGCGAGCAAGCTGGCGCTGCAGCAGAGCGAAATGTTTCAGGCGCGAGTGCAGGAAGCGGCCCCAGGGGTGACGGTCACGTTGAAGCGCATTCAAACATCCGGCGACAAGATCGTCGATGTGCCGCTGGCGAAAATCGGCGGCAAGGGGCTGTTTGTAAAGGAAATCGAGGATGCGCTGCTCAACGGCGAGATCGATTTTGCCGTGCACAGCATGAAAGATGTGCCGACGCAGTTGCCGGAAGGGCTGGAGATCCTCTGTGTGCCGCAGCGCGAGGATGCGCGTGACGCCCTGATCAGTCGCGAGGGGCGCCTGTTCAAGGATCTGCCGTCTGGCGCGCGGGTTGGGACGAGCAGCTTGCGGCGGCAGTCGCAGTTCCTCCATGCGCGGCCGGATTTGCGGATCGACATGTTGCGCGGGAATCTCGACACCCGCTTGAGGAAATTGAAAGAGGGGCAATTCGACGCCATTGTGCTGGCTGCCGCCGGGCTGCGGCGGTTGGGTTGGACGCAGGAAATTACCGAATACCTGGATCCGCAGCTCAGTCTTCCGGCCATCGGCCAAGGGGCCTTGGGCATCGAGGGACGGTCGAACGATGGTTTCGTGCGAGACATTCTGAGCCGGCTCAATCATCCGCCGACCAGGGTGGCGGTCACCGCTGAACGGGCGTTGCTCCATCGATTGGAAGGCGGGTGCCAGGTGCCGATTGCAGCCTATGCGACTCTGGCCGGTGATGAGATTCAGATGGAGGGGCTGGTGGCGAGCGTGGACGGCAAGACCATTATTCGCGAGGCGATCCGAGGCAGGATCGCCGAGGCCCAGGCCTTGGGCACACAGCTGGCAGAGCGGTTGTTATTGCGGGGGGCGGACAGCATTCTCCGCGCGATTTACGGAGCGGCCTAG
- a CDS encoding CBS domain-containing protein: MVPVKSFMIPREKFVTVARDTDAQTAARIMRDHGIGSLFITNDKEIIGILTDTDMMRRVVASGSDATKTTVEQIMSAPIMTIEENKTLLDANDLMAQAHVRHLGVTRDGKLVGVISVRDLVVFLTNLPRK; this comes from the coding sequence ATGGTTCCGGTGAAATCGTTCATGATTCCTCGAGAGAAGTTTGTGACCGTGGCCCGGGATACGGATGCCCAGACGGCGGCGCGGATTATGCGCGATCATGGGATCGGGAGTCTGTTCATCACGAATGACAAAGAAATTATCGGCATCCTGACCGATACCGATATGATGCGCCGGGTGGTGGCCTCGGGATCTGACGCCACGAAGACGACGGTCGAACAGATTATGTCGGCGCCCATTATGACGATCGAAGAGAACAAGACGCTGCTGGATGCCAACGATCTCATGGCGCAGGCCCATGTGCGCCATTTGGGCGTGACGCGCGATGGGAAATTGGTCGGGGTCATTTCCGTGCGCGACCTCGTCGTGTTCTTGACGAATCTTCCGAGAAAGTAG
- a CDS encoding bifunctional riboflavin kinase/FAD synthetase: protein MKVTRGYSDGVARPYPVATIGNFDGHHLGHRRLLGTVVETARRMNGTALALTFDPHPVKILAPHVDLKFLTSPEEKLQHFEAAGIDEVVLLEFSHAFASLSAEAFAGQVLSQGLGIRQIFVGRHFAFGKGRAGTVADLVAFGQRFGFAVDPVEPVVADGSVVSSTRVRKLVQDGQVDLAARLLGRQYAVAGIVISGARRGQEMGWPTANLRLPAERVIPPDGVYATVTVWNQRRFDSVAYIGTRPTFDAGERLLEVYLLNERQDLYGERIEVRFLQRLRGDVQFASGDELSRQIAIDVERANAILQAHRNVGQAG from the coding sequence ATGAAGGTGACGCGCGGATATTCTGACGGCGTGGCGCGGCCCTACCCGGTGGCCACCATCGGCAATTTCGACGGGCACCATCTCGGCCACCGGCGATTGCTTGGCACGGTGGTGGAGACGGCTCGCCGGATGAATGGCACGGCCCTGGCGCTGACTTTCGACCCGCACCCGGTCAAGATTCTCGCGCCGCATGTGGATTTGAAGTTTCTGACGAGCCCGGAAGAAAAACTCCAGCATTTTGAAGCGGCGGGGATCGACGAAGTCGTGTTGCTGGAGTTCAGCCATGCCTTTGCGAGCCTCTCGGCCGAGGCGTTTGCCGGGCAGGTGTTGAGCCAGGGGCTTGGGATCCGGCAGATTTTCGTGGGGCGGCATTTTGCCTTCGGGAAGGGCCGGGCTGGAACGGTTGCGGACCTTGTGGCGTTTGGGCAGCGATTCGGTTTTGCCGTCGATCCGGTTGAGCCGGTGGTCGCTGACGGATCGGTGGTCAGTTCGACGCGCGTGCGGAAGCTCGTGCAAGACGGTCAGGTCGATCTGGCGGCGCGCTTGTTGGGACGGCAGTATGCGGTGGCCGGCATCGTCATATCGGGGGCCCGGCGGGGACAGGAAATGGGGTGGCCGACGGCGAATCTTCGACTGCCAGCCGAGCGAGTGATCCCGCCGGACGGGGTCTACGCGACGGTGACGGTCTGGAATCAGCGCCGGTTCGATTCGGTGGCCTACATTGGGACCAGGCCGACGTTCGATGCCGGAGAGCGGTTGCTGGAAGTATATCTGCTCAATGAGCGGCAGGATCTTTATGGAGAACGCATCGAGGTGCGGTTTCTCCAGCGATTGCGCGGGGACGTCCAGTTCGCGAGCGGGGACGAGCTCAGCCGGCAGATTGCGATCGATGTCGAACGCGCCAATGCGATCTTGCAGGCGCACCGCAATGTCGGACAGGCAGGATGA
- the hemB gene encoding porphobilinogen synthase, giving the protein MAFPIQRLRRLRQHEALRRMVRETALSPADFIYPLFVVEGRGRREEIASMPGQFRLSIDLLTKEAAEIKALGIPAIILFGIPDKKDERGTSGYDPNGIVQRAIKAVKDHVPGLAVITDVCIDEYTDHGHCGIVKDGKILNDETLDCLRTMARTHAEAGADMVAPSDMMDGRVAAIRAELDQAGFSELPIMAYAAKFSSCFYAPFRDAAYSSPQFGDRQSYQMDPANGREALREIDLDVEEGADIVMVKPAMPYLDIIAKARTRTLLPIAAYQVSGEYSMIKAAGRAGWLDDSRAMMESLLSIKRAGADLILTYFAKDAVRQLH; this is encoded by the coding sequence ATGGCGTTTCCGATTCAGCGGCTCAGGCGTCTGCGGCAGCACGAGGCGTTGCGGCGAATGGTGCGGGAGACAGCGCTGTCCCCCGCCGATTTTATTTACCCGCTCTTTGTGGTCGAGGGCCGCGGCCGCAGAGAGGAAATCGCCTCCATGCCGGGCCAGTTCCGGCTCTCGATCGATCTGCTGACCAAGGAAGCCGCTGAGATCAAGGCGCTGGGCATTCCCGCGATCATTTTGTTCGGGATTCCCGACAAGAAGGATGAACGGGGGACTTCCGGCTACGATCCCAATGGCATTGTGCAGCGGGCGATCAAGGCGGTGAAGGATCATGTCCCGGGCCTGGCGGTGATCACGGACGTCTGTATCGACGAATATACCGACCACGGCCATTGCGGGATCGTGAAGGACGGCAAGATTCTCAACGATGAAACGCTGGACTGTTTGCGGACGATGGCCAGAACCCATGCGGAGGCCGGGGCTGACATGGTGGCCCCGTCCGATATGATGGATGGGCGGGTGGCGGCCATCCGAGCAGAGCTGGATCAGGCCGGGTTTTCCGAACTCCCTATCATGGCCTATGCGGCCAAATTCTCCTCCTGCTTTTACGCGCCCTTTCGCGATGCCGCGTATTCGAGTCCGCAATTCGGCGATCGGCAGTCCTATCAGATGGATCCGGCCAACGGACGGGAAGCGCTGCGTGAGATCGATCTGGATGTCGAAGAGGGGGCGGACATTGTCATGGTGAAACCGGCCATGCCCTATCTCGATATCATCGCCAAGGCGCGCACCAGAACCCTGCTGCCCATCGCGGCGTATCAAGTCAGCGGTGAGTACAGCATGATCAAAGCGGCGGGCCGCGCAGGCTGGCTGGACGACAGCCGGGCCATGATGGAATCGCTGCTGTCGATCAAGCGCGCGGGCGCCGATCTGATCCTGACCTATTTCGCCAAGGACGCCGTCCGGCAGCTTCATTGA